The following are encoded together in the Equus quagga isolate Etosha38 chromosome 15, UCLA_HA_Equagga_1.0, whole genome shotgun sequence genome:
- the C15H6orf47 gene encoding uncharacterized protein C6orf47 homolog, which produces MFLRRLSGWLPRPWGRRKPTRPDVPAPELRQVDSSSENSGSDWDSAPETMGDGGPPKTKDPGAQRSSGAAAEPSKESQVEQLGSKRTDSFKWDKTVSSTRESGRLESGGAIPKLGWDPVDSGGTRPGVSPEERLSTSGPEATVEKPGRRQKLLGWLREPGGGTGAPSKFLGGPEECLQISTNLTLHLLELLASALLGLCSRPLRAALDALGLRGPLGLWLHGLLSFLAALHGLHAVLSLLTAHPLHFACLFGLLQALVLAVSLREPSGDEEATDMEDEKLGKEGEEQRGDPGKGL; this is translated from the coding sequence ATGTTCCTGCGACGGCTCAGTGGGTGGCTACCTCGCCCCTGGGGCCGCCGGAAACCAACAAGGCCTGATGTGCCTGCCCCAGAACTCAGACAGGTGGACAGCTCCTCTGAGAATTCAGGGAGCGACTGGGACAGTGCCCCAGAAACCATGGGAGATGGAGGGCCTCCCAAGACCAAGGACCCAGGGGCGCAGAGGAGCTCTGGGGCTGCTGCAGAACCAAGCAAGGAGTCCCAAGTTGAGCAACTGGGGAGCAAAAGAACAGATTCCTTCAAGTGGGACAAGACTGTCTCTAGCACTCGAGAGTCTGGGAGACTGGAGTCTGGAGGGGCCATTCCCAAACTGGGATGGGATCCTGTGGACTCAGGTGGCACCAGACCTGGAGTGTCCCCTGAAGAGCGACTGAGCACCTCTGGGCCTGAAGCCACGGTGGAGAAGCCTGGCCGGCGTCAGAAGCTGCTAGGCTGGCTGCGAGAACCAGGTGGAGGAACAGGGGCTCCCTCGAAGTTCCTGGGGGGCCCAGAGGAGTGTCTGCAGATCTCTACCAACCTGACCCTGCACCTGCTGGAGCTGCTGGCCTCAGCCCTGCTGGGGCTGTGCTCACGGCCACTGCGGGCAGCCTTGGACGCATTGGGCCTGCGTGGACCGTTGGGCCTCTGGCTGCATGGGCTACTGTCCTTCTTGGCTGCCCTGCATGGGCTCCACGCCGTGCTGAGCCTACTTACTGCTCACCCCCTGCACTTTGCCTGCCTCTTTGGTCTCCTACAGGCCCTGGTGCTAGCTGTCAGCCTCCGGGAGCCCAGTGGGGATGAGGAGGCCACTGACATGGAGGATGAGAAGTTGGGGAAGGAGGgtgaggagcagaggggagaCCCAGGAAAGGGGCTGTGA
- the APOM gene encoding apolipoprotein M: MFHQIWAALLYLYAILLNSFYQCPEYSQLTTQGVDGKEFPEPHLGRWYFIAGAAPTKEDLATFDPVDNIVFNMAADSVPLQLRLRATIRTKNGLCVPRKWIYHLTEGSTDLRTEGRPDMKTKLFSSSCAGGIMLKETGQGYQRFLLYNRSPHPPEKCVEEFQSLTSCLDSKAFLLTPRNQEACELSNN, from the exons ATGTTCCACCAAATTTGGGCAGCTCTACTCTACCTCTATGCCATTCTCCTTAACTCCTTCTACCAGTGCCCTGAGTACAGTCAACTGACAACTCAGGGAGTGGATGGGAAAGAG TTCCCAGAGCCCCACCTGGGCCGGTGGTACTTTATCGCAGGGGCAGCTCCCACCAAGGAGGACTTGGCGACTTTTGACCCTGTGGACAACATTGTCTTCAACATGGCTGCAGACTCTGTCCCCCTGCAGCTCCGGCTGCGTGCTACCATCCGCAC GAAAAATGGGTTGTGTGTGCCCCGGAAATGGATTTACCACCTGACTGAGGGGAGCACAGATCTCAGAACCGAAG GCCGGCCGGACATGAAGACCAAGCTCTTCTCCAGCTCGTGCGCAGGTGGAATCATGCTGAAAGAGACGGGCCAGGGTTACCAGCGCTTCCTCCTCTACA ATCGCTCGCCACACCCTCCTGAGAAGTGTGTGGAGGAATTCCAGTCCCTGACCTCCTGCCTGGACTCCAAGGCCTTCTTACTGACTCCCAGGAATCAAG AGGCCTGCGAGCTCTCCAATAACTGA